The following proteins are encoded in a genomic region of Calditrichota bacterium:
- a CDS encoding NAD-dependent epimerase/dehydratase family protein, which yields MEKVLVLGAAGQIGSELTLSLRKKFGNDAVIAADIKDHPNPEISQAGPFHKINCMEKNAVLSLVNDYKPDTIFHLAAILSAVAETDPQKAWQVNMTCLTNVLEIARTAHCSVFFPSSIAAFGPNTPAIKTPQDTLQRPTTIYGITKVSGELLCDYYFARFGVDTRGLRYPGLISYRTLPGGGTTDFAVDIYYQAILQKKYVCYLKPDTQLPMMYMPDAIRAAIELMEAPPPHLIHRNAFNIHAMSLSPEDMAQSIRKFIPEFEMDYQVDPIRQKIADSWPRSLDDSAAQKEWGWKPHFDLDKMSEDMIKNLSKKLATAER from the coding sequence ATGGAAAAGGTCTTAGTGCTTGGTGCTGCCGGACAGATTGGTTCCGAACTGACGTTGTCGCTTCGCAAAAAATTCGGGAATGACGCGGTAATTGCTGCGGATATTAAAGACCATCCCAATCCAGAGATATCTCAGGCAGGCCCGTTCCACAAAATCAATTGCATGGAAAAAAATGCCGTTCTAAGTCTGGTAAACGATTACAAACCGGACACCATTTTTCATCTCGCGGCGATTTTGTCGGCCGTTGCCGAAACCGACCCCCAAAAAGCCTGGCAGGTCAATATGACCTGCTTGACGAATGTGCTTGAAATTGCCCGAACCGCCCATTGCAGCGTCTTTTTTCCGAGTTCCATTGCCGCCTTCGGCCCCAATACACCCGCCATCAAAACACCCCAGGACACGCTGCAGCGCCCCACCACAATCTATGGCATTACCAAAGTTTCGGGAGAATTGCTCTGCGATTACTATTTCGCCCGATTTGGCGTGGATACAAGAGGATTGCGTTATCCGGGCCTCATCAGCTATCGCACCCTTCCCGGCGGAGGGACCACAGATTTTGCCGTGGACATCTATTATCAGGCAATCCTTCAAAAAAAATACGTCTGCTATTTGAAACCGGACACACAACTGCCGATGATGTACATGCCGGATGCAATCCGTGCGGCCATTGAACTGATGGAAGCCCCGCCTCCTCATTTAATCCATCGCAACGCCTTTAATATCCATGCCATGTCCCTCTCGCCGGAAGATATGGCCCAATCCATTCGAAAATTTATTCCGGAATTTGAAATGGACTATCAGGTGGATCCCATTCGACAAAAAATTGCCGACTCATGGCCCAGAAGTCTCGACGATTCCGCAGCCCAAAAAGAATGGGGATGGAAACCCCATTTTGACCTGGATAAAATGAGTGAGGATATGATTAAGAATCTCTCCAAAAAGCTGGCCACAGCAGAACGCTAA
- a CDS encoding DUF2961 domain-containing protein, which produces MQLRPIPFGLLIFAILISLFLPAYGQNDLSRLFLPPDFQAKRISSSAADLNSNGDSRLIAPGKTLVLADLDGPGIISHIWATVGSSDPFWGRSLVLRIYWDGAPEPSVVAPFGDFFGVGHGALTSFNSAVVTRSSYGRAVNCYWKMPFRKHARITVTNESTVFPTESFYYQVDWQKWPELPKDILYFHARYRQAMPAGPGDYTILETTGKGQYVGTVYSVQEMETGWFGEGDDRFYIDGETTPSLRGTGTEDYFGDGWGLRQFSRPYYGASLWEGYFPGDRVTAYRWHIPDPVTFKKSIKVTIEHKGSVYTDTGQHLGQSIERPDWISSVAFWYQWPPRTFHTPIAPVEKRLAPYRILKASELGIQADPPRHLSKNKFSVDYSPMVPDAKLSFTFRIAEKGRYQVNALISYSVFGSRYQPFLDDQPAGPVLDLCVSGQAPIWTRFDLHDLEPGPHTLRFEGRGASPHKRTLVPPTYGIGVYDIILLRLEDMKGYHQALRRMLRK; this is translated from the coding sequence ATGCAATTACGACCAATCCCTTTTGGGTTGTTGATTTTTGCAATCCTAATTTCTCTATTTTTACCGGCCTACGGACAGAATGATCTTTCAAGACTTTTCCTTCCCCCGGATTTTCAGGCAAAACGGATCAGCAGTTCTGCTGCGGATTTAAACAGTAACGGCGACTCCCGGTTAATTGCACCGGGCAAAACCCTGGTGCTGGCTGATCTGGACGGACCGGGAATCATTTCACACATCTGGGCCACCGTTGGATCGTCCGATCCGTTTTGGGGGCGATCTCTGGTGCTGCGAATTTACTGGGACGGCGCTCCTGAACCCAGTGTGGTGGCCCCATTCGGAGATTTTTTTGGTGTTGGCCACGGTGCCCTGACGTCATTTAATTCGGCGGTCGTGACTCGATCTTCGTATGGCCGCGCGGTCAATTGCTATTGGAAGATGCCATTTCGAAAACACGCCAGAATTACCGTGACCAATGAGTCGACAGTGTTTCCAACGGAATCCTTTTATTATCAGGTGGACTGGCAAAAGTGGCCCGAACTGCCGAAGGATATCCTCTATTTTCATGCACGGTATCGACAGGCCATGCCCGCGGGCCCGGGCGATTACACCATCCTTGAAACAACAGGCAAAGGGCAGTATGTGGGTACGGTCTATTCTGTTCAGGAAATGGAGACGGGCTGGTTTGGAGAGGGGGACGATCGATTTTATATTGACGGAGAGACAACGCCATCACTCCGCGGAACGGGAACCGAAGATTATTTTGGTGACGGCTGGGGATTGCGCCAGTTTTCACGTCCCTATTATGGTGCGTCTTTGTGGGAAGGCTATTTCCCCGGCGATCGTGTGACGGCTTACCGCTGGCATATTCCGGATCCGGTGACGTTTAAAAAATCAATCAAAGTGACCATCGAGCACAAAGGAAGTGTGTACACGGACACCGGTCAGCACCTTGGTCAATCTATTGAGCGGCCGGATTGGATCAGCTCGGTGGCTTTCTGGTATCAATGGCCGCCCAGAACATTTCACACGCCGATTGCGCCTGTGGAAAAGCGCCTGGCACCCTACCGTATTTTGAAGGCGAGCGAGCTGGGAATCCAGGCTGATCCTCCCCGGCATCTTAGCAAAAATAAATTCAGTGTGGATTATTCTCCCATGGTTCCGGATGCTAAACTCAGCTTTACTTTTCGGATAGCTGAGAAGGGCCGCTATCAGGTGAATGCCCTCATTTCTTACTCGGTTTTTGGAAGTCGGTATCAGCCCTTTCTGGACGATCAACCGGCAGGCCCGGTTCTCGATCTGTGTGTTTCCGGGCAGGCTCCGATCTGGACGCGTTTCGATTTGCATGACCTTGAACCTGGTCCACACACACTCCGATTTGAAGGACGAGGCGCGTCCCCGCACAAGCGAACCCTGGTGCCGCCCACTTATGGCATCGGAGTGTATGACATCATTTTACTTCGGCTTGAAGATATGAAGGGATATCATCAAGCGCTTCGAAGAATGCTGAGAAAATAG
- a CDS encoding DUF89 family protein: MNLSLDCIPCIVNSFLRLLKSGILPDSENEPAMRSLLDFLAKADYHQSPPALGREMHRMIRNVLKNPDPYKEIKETTNQMMLNLYEDFKHQVERADDPFDMAMRLAIAGNVIDFGPQHQLDVMDTIHRVVQAELAIDDSPRLRRDLQKASTVLYVGDNCGEIVLDKLFIETIHHPNILFAVRGRPVLNDATLEDAKRVGLDRLARIITTGDDAPGAVWETASAEFKNEFLNADVVISKGQGNLEGLIDAPRPVYFLLVIKCNLVAGRVGARTGDFVVKRSDF; encoded by the coding sequence TTGAATCTTTCACTGGACTGCATCCCCTGCATTGTCAACAGCTTTTTGCGATTGCTGAAATCCGGTATTTTGCCCGATTCCGAAAACGAACCGGCCATGCGATCCCTGCTGGATTTTCTGGCGAAGGCCGATTACCATCAATCCCCGCCGGCTTTGGGCCGGGAAATGCACCGGATGATACGGAATGTCCTTAAAAATCCCGACCCCTACAAGGAGATTAAAGAAACAACCAATCAGATGATGCTGAATCTGTACGAGGATTTCAAACACCAGGTTGAAAGGGCTGACGATCCCTTCGACATGGCCATGCGCCTGGCCATCGCCGGCAATGTGATCGATTTTGGTCCGCAGCATCAGCTGGATGTCATGGATACAATCCATCGCGTCGTGCAAGCAGAACTGGCCATTGACGATTCTCCCCGGCTGCGCCGTGATCTGCAAAAGGCATCCACGGTGCTTTACGTGGGGGACAATTGCGGCGAAATTGTGTTGGATAAACTTTTCATCGAAACTATCCATCATCCCAATATCCTTTTTGCCGTGCGCGGCCGGCCCGTTTTAAATGATGCCACCCTGGAGGACGCCAAACGGGTTGGGCTGGACCGGCTGGCCAGAATCATCACAACGGGCGATGACGCCCCGGGTGCCGTTTGGGAAACGGCTTCAGCGGAATTTAAAAATGAGTTTCTGAATGCGGATGTGGTTATTTCCAAGGGACAAGGCAATTTGGAGGGGCTCATTGATGCGCCGCGCCCGGTGTATTTTCTTCTGGTTATCAAATGCAATTTGGTCGCCGGCCGGGTAGGTGCCCGCACAGGAGATTTCGTGGTAAAACGATCCGATTTTTAA